One genomic region from Vallicoccus soli encodes:
- a CDS encoding TlyA family RNA methyltransferase produces the protein MTRRVRLDAELVRRGMARSREHASSLVEQGRVTVGGQRATKPATQVEVGAPVAVADDDGDPGYASRGGHKLAGALDAFGPRGLRVEGRRCLDAGASTGGFTDVLLRRGAAQVVAVDVGYGQLAWALRTDERVQVHDRTNVRDLTPEHVGGPVDVVVADLSFISLRLVLPALAACAPGADADLALMVKPQFEVGRERLGQGGVVRDPQLRADAVRDVGAAAAALGLGAAGVVASPLPGPSGNVEYFLWLRRDAGALAEDDLRRAVREGPS, from the coding sequence GTGACCCGCCGGGTACGGCTCGACGCGGAGCTCGTGCGCCGCGGCATGGCCCGCTCCCGCGAGCACGCCAGCTCCCTCGTCGAGCAGGGCCGGGTCACGGTGGGCGGGCAGCGCGCGACCAAGCCGGCGACGCAGGTCGAGGTCGGGGCGCCGGTCGCGGTGGCCGACGACGACGGCGACCCCGGCTACGCCTCGCGCGGCGGCCACAAGCTCGCCGGCGCGCTGGACGCGTTCGGCCCGCGGGGGCTGCGGGTCGAGGGCCGGCGGTGCCTGGACGCCGGCGCCTCGACGGGCGGGTTCACCGACGTGCTGCTGCGCCGGGGCGCCGCGCAGGTGGTGGCGGTCGACGTGGGCTACGGCCAGCTGGCGTGGGCGCTGCGCACGGACGAGCGGGTGCAGGTGCACGACCGCACCAACGTCCGCGACCTCACCCCGGAGCACGTCGGCGGGCCGGTCGACGTCGTGGTGGCCGACCTGTCGTTCATCTCGCTGCGCCTCGTCCTCCCGGCGCTCGCGGCGTGCGCGCCGGGCGCCGACGCGGACCTGGCCCTCATGGTGAAGCCGCAGTTCGAAGTCGGCCGCGAGCGCCTCGGGCAGGGCGGCGTGGTGCGCGACCCGCAGCTGCGGGCCGACGCGGTGCGCGACGTCGGGGCGGCGGCCGCGGCGCTGGGCCTGGGCGCCGCCGGCGTCGTGGCCAGCCCGCTGCCGGGGCCGTCGGGCAACGTGGAGTACTTCCTCTGGCTGCGCCGCGACGCCGGCGCGCTCGCCGAGGACGACCTGCGCCGCGCGGTGCGGGAGGGCCCGTCGTGA
- a CDS encoding NAD kinase codes for MSGRSVLLVLHSQRAGGARDAEGAVAALTAGGVDVRVLADEADAPDLPDAPRLEGARVVQPGPAAAEGCELVLSLGGDGTFLRAAEAARPTRTPVLGVNLGHVGFLAEAERDDLGAAVEAVLDGRYEVQERLALDVLVRYDGRVERTWALNEASVEKASRQRILEVVVEVDGRPLSRWGCDGVLCATPTGSTAYAFSAGGPVVWPEVEAMLLVPLSAHALFARPLVTAPDSVLAVELLAESRIGGTLLCDGRRSIDLPPGARVEVRRSADPVRLVRLHRDPFTDRLVAKFDLPVEGWRGRGRPPAGGPQPGAAPPGPVGPPA; via the coding sequence GTGAGCGGGCGCTCGGTGCTCCTCGTGCTGCACAGCCAGCGCGCCGGCGGGGCCCGCGACGCGGAGGGCGCCGTCGCCGCCCTGACCGCCGGCGGGGTGGACGTACGGGTCCTGGCCGACGAGGCGGACGCGCCCGACCTGCCGGACGCGCCGCGCCTCGAGGGCGCGCGCGTGGTGCAGCCGGGGCCCGCTGCCGCGGAGGGCTGCGAGCTCGTGCTGTCCCTCGGCGGGGACGGCACGTTCCTGCGGGCGGCCGAGGCGGCGCGCCCCACCCGCACGCCCGTGCTCGGCGTCAACCTGGGCCACGTGGGCTTCCTCGCCGAGGCCGAGCGCGACGACCTGGGCGCGGCCGTGGAGGCGGTGCTCGACGGCCGGTACGAGGTCCAGGAGCGCCTGGCCCTCGACGTGCTCGTCCGGTACGACGGCCGCGTCGAGCGCACCTGGGCGCTCAACGAGGCCTCGGTCGAGAAGGCGAGCCGCCAGCGCATCCTCGAGGTGGTCGTCGAGGTCGACGGGCGGCCCCTGTCGCGCTGGGGCTGCGACGGCGTCCTGTGCGCGACGCCGACCGGCTCGACCGCGTACGCCTTCTCGGCGGGCGGTCCGGTCGTCTGGCCGGAGGTCGAGGCGATGCTCCTCGTGCCGCTCAGCGCGCACGCGCTCTTCGCCCGCCCGCTCGTCACGGCGCCGGACAGCGTCCTCGCGGTCGAGCTGCTCGCCGAGAGCCGCATCGGCGGCACGCTGCTGTGCGACGGGCGCCGCAGCATCGACCTGCCGCCGGGGGCGCGGGTGGAGGTGCGCCGGTCGGCGGACCCCGTGCGGCTGGTCCGCCTGCACCGCGACCCGTTCACCGACCGGCTGGTCGCCAAGTTCGACCTGCCGGTGGAGGGGTGGCGCGGCCGGGGGCGCCCGCCCGCC